One Malania oleifera isolate guangnan ecotype guangnan chromosome 9, ASM2987363v1, whole genome shotgun sequence DNA segment encodes these proteins:
- the LOC131164886 gene encoding probable calcium-binding protein CML18, with amino-acid sequence MSGKEPVKLDDEQLAELREIFRSFDRNNDGSLTQLELGSLLRSLGLKPSAEQLEALIQKADKNSNGIVEFSEFVALVAPELLPAKSPYTEEQLQKLFQMFDRDGNGYITAAELAHSMAKLGHALTAEELTGMIREADTDGDGRINFQEFSQAITSAAFDNSWA; translated from the coding sequence ATGAGTGGCAAAGAACCGGTAAAATTAGACGACGAGCAACTGGCCGAACTCCGGGAGATATTCCGATCATTCGATCGGAACAACGACGGGAGCCTCACGCAATTGGAGCTCGGATCGCTCCTGCGATCGCTGGGGCTGAAGCCGAGTGCGGAACAGCTCGAAGCTCTAATTCAGAAGGCCGACAAGAACAGCAACGGCATCGTCGAGTTCTCCGAGTTTGTGGCACTGGTGGCACCGGAGCTGCTCCCGGCGAAGTCCCCCTACACTGAGGAGCAGCTGCAGAAGCTGTTCCAGATGTTCGACCGCGACGGCAACGGATACATCACGGCGGCGGAGCTGGCGCACTCCATGGCGAAGCTCGGCCACGCCCTCACGGCGGAGGAGCTGACGGGGATGATAAGAGAGGCGGACACCGACGGTGATGGCCGGATCAACTTCCAAGAGTTCTCGCAGGCCATCACCTCCGCCGCCTTCGACAATTCATGGGCTTGA